From the genome of Gemmatimonadaceae bacterium:
CCATCCCGAGTGTACTCACGCCATAGCCAATCGACATCAGCACCATGATCGTCATGCCCAGCCAGTAGGCGCTGAAGTTTCCGGCCACGAGGCCCGAAAGGATGTTGAGCGACGCTCCGCCCTCGCGCGACGACGTCACGACTTCGGCGACGTGACGCGACTCCGTCGACGTGAAGATCTTCACGAGCTCGGGAATGATCGCTCCGGCGAGCGTGCCGCACGTGATGATCGCCGACAGCTTCCACCAGAGCGACGTATCACCGCCGATGTCGGGAATCAGGAAGAACGAGACGACAAAGGTCAACGCTACCGAGACCAGCGAAGTGAGCCACACGAGTGACGTCAGCGGCGCTTCGTAATTCATCTCGTCGGCCGTTACGTAGCGGCCGCGGGCAATCGCTTCGTTGACGAGGTAGGATGCTCCGCTGGCGATGATCATCATCACGCGCATGGCGAAGATCCACACGAGCAGCTGCACCTGCGTTGCCGGGTCGCGCACCGCCAGAAGGATGAACGAGATCAGCGCGACGCCTGTTACGCCGTAGGTCTCGAATCCGTCGGCGCTCGGCCCCACCGAGTCGCCGGCGTTATCGCCTGTGCAGTCGGCGATGACACCGGGGTTCCGCGCGTCGTCTTCCTTCACGTTGAAGACGATCTTCATGAGATCGGCTCCGATGTCGGCGATTTTCGTGAAGATTCCTCCGGCAATTCGCAGAGCGGCCGCGCCGAGGGATTCGCCGATTGCGAAGCCGATGAAGCATGGACCTGCGTAGTCACCTGGAATGAACAGAAGGATGCAGAGCATGATCAGCAGCTCTACCGAGATGAGCGCCATTCCGATGCTCATGCCTGCCTTGAGGGGAATAGCGTAACACGGGTAGGGTTTTCCGCGAAGGCTTGCGAACGCAGTGCGGGAATTCGCGAAGGTGTTGATTCGGATGCCGAACCAGGCGACGCCGTAGCTCCCGCCTATGCCCACGAGGCTGAACGCCAGGATGATCGCGACCTTTATCGGCTCGAACGCGAGGAGCCAGCCGAAGTAAAGGAGAATGACGAACCCGATGAAGAGCTCGAGAATCAGAATGAATTTTCCCTGGGTGATGAGGTACGTCTTGCAGGTCTCGTAGATCAGCTCGGATATCTCGCGCATGGACTCGTGCACCGCCATCCGCTTGAGCTGGCCATAGATGATGAGTCCGAACAGGAGGCCCGCGGCGCAGACGAGGAGGCCGGCCATCAGTAGACTTCGACCGTCGATCCCCATGAAATCGACCGACGAGAGGTCGGGGATCACGAGACTCGCCTCGCCCCCGGGGCGATGAGCAGGAACCTGGACCTGCGCCGAGTCCTGAGGCGGTGTACCGACCTGAGCCAGAGCGGGGGGCGCGAGAATCGACACGCCGGCAAGCCCGAGCAGAGCGGCAAGCATCAAGGGAGCCGCGCGGCGTAAGGCCGGGTGTACCAAAACTTTCATTGCTGATCTCCTGGGGGTTACTTGCAAAATTGGCGTCGTTCTTTCGGGCGGCGCCAAATTGATTGCTAGGGTTGATGCTACAGTTGAAACACGGACGCCGACTCGACTAAGGCTGCGGCTCCGCCTTCCGCCAAAGGAAGTAAACCGGAATGCCGAGTGCTACGAGCACGAGACCCGACAGTGCCTGCACGCGGGTCGTCTCGGAAATCAGAAGCACCACGGCAACGGTCAGGGCGAGCACGATATATAGCGCCGGGAGAACCGGATATCCCACCGCCTTGTACGGCCGTTCCGCATCCGGGCGCTTGCTGCGCAGAATAAAAAGTCCAATCGTCGTGAATGCGTAAAATATCAGGGCGGCGAAGATGACGTAATTGAGCAATTGACCGTATGTCCCGGTGAGGCACAGCAGGCTTGTCCAGATTGCCTGGGACACAAGTGCGACGGCCGGAACGTGGTTCTTGCTGAGAGTGCCGACGCTCTTGAAGAAAAGACGGTCCTTCGCCATCGCATAGTAAACGCGCGCGCCTGAGAGAATCAGGCCATTGTTGCAGCCGAAGGTCGAGATGAGAATTGCCGCAGCCATCAGACTGCCGCCAATCGGCCCGAATATCATCTCGGCGGCCGCGCTTCCGACACGGTCCTGCGTCGCGTGCTGGATGCCGCGCTCGAGCACGGTCGCACCTTCCTTGATGCCCTGCAGCGGCAGCACGTTGAGATAGGCGACGTTAGCCAGGAGGTACAGGAGCGTTACCAGACCTGTTCCGAGGAATAAAGCCAGCGGAAGATTGCGCTGCGGATTTTTGACCTCCGCCGCGGTGAAGGTGACGTTGTTCCACGCGTCGCTTGCGAACAGCGATCCGACGAGCGAAGCGCCGAAGGCGATCATGAACACCGACGTGATCGACACGTTGCCGGTGAACGCGCCGGGTCCGAAATTGGCCGCGAGCGCCTCGGCGTTCCGGCCAATTGTCAGTCCCAGGATGATGAGCGCCGCGAGCGCACCGGTCTTGATGAGGGTAAGGCTGGTCTGGACGAACTTTCCCTCGCGAATCCCTCGAAGGTTGATCCAGGTGAGAACCCAGATCGATATGAGCGCGATAAGTCGCTGCGGAGACAGGCCGACATCGATCACTCCGCCTGGCGAATTGATGGAGAAATGCGGAAACCAGGCGTACAGGTCGGGCGTGATCGCCGGCCAGAGGACGCCGAGAAATCGTCCGAAGGCCACGGCGACTGCTGCGATGGTGCCGGTCTGGATGACGATGAACAGGGTCCATCCATATAGAAAGCCCATTAGAGGGCCCATTGATTCACGCAGAAATACGTACTGCCCTCCGGCGCGTGGATACATTGCCGCGAGCTCGCCGTAGGCGAGAGCTCCGAGCATCGTGATGACGCCGGCGGCAATCCACGCAAGCATGAGCCAGAGCGGGGATCCGACGCTCCGCGAGATGTCCGCGGAGACGATGAAGATGCCCGATCCGATCATCGACCCAGCGACGAGCATGGTCGCGTCGGTGAGCGTCATGGCCTTGACGAATCCGGCGGACGACGATCGGGTCTCGTCGGTTTCGATTCTCTCGGCGGTGCTGGCCATCCGGCGTCTCCGGGGTGGTGGGTTGGCGCGCGCGGAATTTACCAATCCCAGAGTGAGAGGGCTAGGCAGTGATTGTGTTTAATCCGCCGTCCGCAGTTAATTCGGCGGCGGCACTGCTTTTAGCTGTTAGCAACACTAGCTCTTAGCTCGTTAGCGTTGACGGCGCGCGCAACTCCTGATTCGGTTCGCAAAATGATGCGCGCCAGAGCACTGCTTGAATGACGAGGACGACTTGTAACGGCTAACGAGCTAAGAGCTAGTGTTGCTAACAGCTAACAGCTGCGCGACTGCGGATTGGAAAACCCCAAGACGTCAGAAAATAAATTGAATGTCAACCGTATCGCGCACCGGCGTCCCATCCGTGCGAACTCCGGGCCGAAAGCGCAGTGACATCAGCACCTCGCGCAGCTTGCGATTATATCCCCCATCCCTCGACGGATTGAATCCCAGCAGCGTCGCTTTTCCCTTCTCGTCGACGTCGAACCACGCTATCAAGTGATAGCCTTTCACGCTTCCCGGCGCGGGCAGCGGCGGCAGGAAAAACTGCGTCGGTGTTGGCGGATACGCTCCCGCGGGTCCACCGCCGGTGCCTGGGCCAGCCGAGCTTCCGGTCCCTGTGCCCACCCCTGATCCAATCCCGCCGCCCGTTCCGGGCCCTGCCCCGGGACCGCCGCTCGTCCCGGTTCCCACACCCGCTGCGGGTCCGGTGGCCACTACATTCGGCTGCGTCGAGGGCTGGGGAGGGACCGGCGGCGTAGGAGGCACAACTGGCTTTGGTGGCTCGAGCTTAGGCGGAATCACTTCCTTCACTGCATCGGCGGCTGGCCGGAGCGTCACATATTGCAGACGCTGCTCCGCGCTCGCGCCGCCGCTGCCACCACCTCCGCCACCGGCTGGTCCCGGTCCACCGCCCCCGAGTGCGGGCTCGCCCTTGAATTGATCAGAGGCGAGCGGATACAGAACGAGGAAAATGATCAGGGCATGCGCAAAAAGAGAGGCGGCGACACCCTGCCACCGCCCCCCCCCCTCTCTCTTGCTCGGAACGCCGACAGGCGGACGATAGCGAGCTTCTCTACCCGTGCCGGTCGGCGGCGCTTTGTGGGTCTCTACTGTGTGGTTTCCTTCGGCGAAACGCCGATGACTTTCACGCCCGCCCCGCGCGCGACGTCCATTGCGTAAATCACCTGCTCGTACTTCACGCCCTTCGGTGAGCCCTTGACGAAAATGATCTTCTCAGGCCGCCCATTGTAAATCTCCGTGAGGCGCGCAAGAAGCCGGTCCTTCGGGATCGCCTCCTTGTTCACGAAATACTTTTCCCCGGGCATGACCTCGAGCACGATCTGCGGCGGCGGGTTTGCACTTGACTCCTGCTCCGTCGGATCAGGCAGCTGAAGATCGATTGCCTTCCGCGACATCGGCACAACGAGCATGAAGATGATCAGAAGCACCAGCAGCACGTCGATCATCGGCGTGACGTTGATGTCATTGGTGAGGCCTTTTGCCGTCCCTTGCATTGACATTACTTGGCCCCTTCCTTCGTTCCCAGACCCATTATCCGGTCCGTCTGCACCAGTGATACCGTGCCGGGCTTCTGATCGGTGATCATTCCGGTAACTGCGACGTGGTTATGTGCCGCGATGTCGAGAGCGTCGAGGACCTTGCCGTACTCGAGGTCCTTGTGCGCCTTGATGTACAGGAGCTTGTCCTCTTCGCGGTTCTCGTAGATCGCCTTGAGCCGCTGCGGCAGCTCAGCATTGGGAATCGCGGCCTTGTTCAGGAAATACTGCCCATCTGCATCGATGCCGAGCACCTGGTCGCGCTCCTCTTCAGGATGCGGTTTCAGGTTGGTGCCCTGCGGCGGAACGGCCTGGAAGCCGGCGCTGATGGCAGGCACCACGAGCATGAAGATGATCAGCAGCACCAGCATGACGTCGATCATCGGCGTCACGTTCGGCTCCGCCTTTATCTCGCCTCCAGAGCTGGGTGACATTGACATGAGTGAATGCCTCCCGCTCTACTGCGAGATCGGGGCGTTGCCCGACGAAGCGGTAGTGTTGAATTCGCGGGTGAAGCGCGAGCGGCCGAACTCCCCACTCACGTTCTTGATCATGTAGTCGATCATTTCCTTCGACGTGTAGGTCATCTCCGCGGTCAGGTTGTCGATCTTCACCTGGAAGAAGTTGTATGCCCACACGGCGGGAATGGCGACGAGGAGACCGAACGCGGTGGTGATCAGCGCTTCGGCGACACCGGCGGAGATCGCGGACAGTCCGCCCGATCCCGATGCGGCCATTCCGACGAACGCATTCACGATTCCCATCGTTGTTCCGAGGAGGCCGACGAAGGGCGCGGTAGCTCCGACCGTTGCGAGAACGCCGAGGCCGCGCTTCAGGTCGGTGACGGTCATCAGCATCTCGCGCTCTACGGCGCGCTCGGCTGAATTGATGTCTCCGACTGTGACGGTGCCGTCCTGAATGAGGGGCTTGATCTCGCCCAGCGCTCCGCCAAGAACGCGGGCGACGTGCGACTTCTTGTATTTGTCAGCGAGAGTGACAGCTTCGTTGAGGTTGTCTTCCTCGAGGAACTGCGAAAACTCGGGCGCGAACTTGCGGGTCTCGGCCTGCGCCTTGCGAAGGTCCCACCACTTCTTGATGGTGATCGACAGCGACCATATGGACTGAATCGCGAGAACGAACACGATCCCGCGGGCGAAACTGCCCATCTGGCTCCAAAGATCAAGCAGCGAAAGTTGCATTGAGAGTAGTCTCCGGGTGTGGGTTATCTATCGAGCTTGAACTGGAAGCTCTGCTGGACGAGCTGACGCACTTTCTTGCCGCCAACCTCCGCCGCGTAGAACCGCATCTGCGGCATCGCCGAGCGGACGGCTGAGGCGAAGAGGTCGTTTGTTGCCTTGAGCACCTTGAAAGAGCCGGTCTCTGCGCGGCCTTCCTCGTTCACGATGAACTGCGCCTGCACTTCGCCCTCGACGCCAGAGGAGCGCAGAGCGTCGGGATAGCGCGGAGTTCCGGTTCCGACAATCTGCTGCACCGGCTTCTCAACCTGGAACTCGAAGTACGGCTCATTGCCAATTCGCTGCGGCGTCCCGCCCTCGACTCCCTTCGCGATGCCGCCCTTCACTCCCTTGCCGCTGAAGTCGGCTTCGTCAGTGACCTTTTTCGTGAGGTCGATGTCGGGAATCTTGATCGGAATCTCGACCGGCGCGCGCAGCACCTGGAATCCCTTCGGCGGAGGTGCCTTGAAGACTTCCTTCGGCGGCGGTGGTGGAGGAGGTGGCTCCTTCGGCTTCGGCGGCTCCTTCTTCATCTCGACGAACTGGATCTTCTGGTTCTTCGTCTTGTCGTCGGCGATGCCCGCGTTGGCGGTGACGACGACGGCGGCCCCGATCAGCGAACCGTGGAACACGATGCTGAACAACGTTCCGCCCGCCATCTTCTGCTTCTTCGGCTGCGATTCGATCAGTTGATTGAACATTGGGTTACCGGGTGGGGATTTTCGTTGTCATTTACGTTATTCCACTCGTCCGGCCGATGTAATGCCGCGAAGATTAAGAATCAATGAAATCGGCCTTAATCGAATCTTCATTCTGCTGGTGATTCCTCCGGCAGCCGAGCGGGCAGCGGCAGTGTGACGGTGAAGAGACTCCCCCGGCCCAGACGAGACGACGCAGTTAGGGTGCCACCGTGTGCCTGGGCGATCCATTGGCTGATCGCGAGTCCGAGTCCGAACCCGCCGCGCTCGGACATGCGCGACCGCGCTCGATCCGCGCGCCAGAACCTCTCGAAGATGTGCGGCACGTCGGCCGCGGCGATGCCGATTCCCGTGTCGCGAACCGCGAACGTGACGTTGTCGGGATGCAGACCAAGCCCCAGCTCCACTTTCCCGCCGGCGGGGGTGTACTTGATTGCGTTCGTCACAAGATTGAGAAACAGCTGGCGCAGCCTCGTCGGATCTCCCATCACCGTCACGTCGGCCGTGAATGGAAAATTCACGGTGACGCCGGCCCCTTCGCCCAGTATCACCGCCGTCTCGTGGATGTCCTGCACCAGCGGCTTGAGAGCAACCGGTTCCTTGTGAATGTCGAACCTTCCTTCGTCTGCCCGCGCGAGCGTGAGCAGACTTTCTACCAGATCGGCCATCCGAGTCGTTTCCTGCAGCGCTTCCTCGAGCGCAACCAGCTGCTCGCTCGGCGGAGTATGGTCGGTCATAGCGCGCTCGACATCGGCGCGCAGCACGGCGAGCGGAGTCTTCAGCTCGTGACTCGCGTCAGCCGTGAATCGGCGAAGCCCCATGAACGATGTCTCGAGACGCGCGATCATCGCATTGAGAGTGCCGACGAGCTCCTCGAATTCCTGACCCGCGTGATCCATGCTGAGGCGACGGTGAAGGCTGCGTCCGTCGGTGATGGCCGCCACGTCGTGGTTGATCTTGGAGATTCTCTGAGCGGTGAGCCCGGTGGCCGTCCACGCGAGCCACCCGGCGAGGAGGATAATCAGCGGGGCGATGAAGAACAGGACGATCCGGTACTCCCGTGGCAGCGTCGTGATCCTGGACGTCGTGACACCGACAATCACGCGTCCCAGAGTGCCGGCGGTGGTGTCCGAAACCTGACGGGAGACGAGCAGCAGCTCCTCGACACCGGGCAGAGACACGACGGCGGCCGAATCGTTGGGAAGGCCGGATATCCTGGCAAGCAGGGTGTCGCTCACCTCCTCAGGCAGCTGACGCATCATCGTCGAGAGGTAGAGAGCCACCCCCAGCTGGTCCACGACGACGAGGTAATCCGGAAACGCGTCAAGCAGGGTTCGCAGATGGGGCGTGACGATCTGTGTCTCCGGCGGAGTATTCGGTCCGACGATCACTGCCTTCTGCGCCGACGCAGCATCCTGCACCAGCGTCGCCGCTACATCCGCCTGGGTGACTGCATAGCGTGCGACATCACGGTAGAGAGAAGCGTTGCGAACGGTCCACAGGGTGAGCGCGAGCGCCGCGGTGACCGCGATGAGCGCCCCCGTGAAGGCGAGCGTCAGATTGGTTCGCGTGGAAGCCACGCGGTCTCAGCCCTTTGCCGGAATGCTGTCGGCGCGTATCACGTAGCCAACGCCCCGGATTGTATGGATCAGCTTCGTCGGATGCGAGGCGTCGATTTTCTTGCGCAGATGATTGATGACGACGTCGACGATGTTCGTGCCCGGGTCGAAGTGGTAGCCCCACGCGTACTCGGTGATGAGTGTGCGGCTCATGACGCGCCCTGCGTGCCTCATGAGATACTCCAGCACGGTGTACTCTTTCGGCGTGAGCTCGATGGTCGTGCCGGCGCGAGCGACCTCGCGCGTGTCGAGATGCAGCTCCAGATCGGCCACCCTTAGCGCCGGTGACGCAAGAACGCGGGGGCGGCGCGACAACGCCTCGACCCGGGCGAGCAGCTCCTCGAACGCGAATGGCTTGGTGACATAGTCATCGGCGCCGGCGCGGAGGGTCTCGACCTTGGCGTCGATCGCATCCTGCGCGGTGAGTACCAGGACCGGGCGCTCGAAGCCGCGCCCGCGCAAGTCGTGCAGCACCTGCAGCCCTGACTTTCCGGGGAGCCGCATGTCGAGGATGATCAGGTCGTAATTTCCCGCCGCCGCCATCCGCTCGCCCTCGTCGCCGCTGCCGATGAGGTCCACTCCCCATCGCTGCTGCTCGAGCCCGCGCTTTACGAACTGACCGACGGTGGGATCATCCTCAATGACGAGGATCTTCATTTTGGAGAATCTACAACAACAGCTTGGCCACAGAGACACAGAGGATCAGAGAACGGCGCAACCTCGTCAAACAGGTTACGCCGTTCTCTGATCCTCTGTGTCTCTGTGGCTAGCCGTTGTTGTAGTTCTCGAGTTACTCTCGGTCAGTATTCGACCCAGTTGTCGACCCACGTATTTGGCAGTGGTATCAAAGCGCCGAGCGACATGAGCGCTTTGGCCAGCTCGCACGAGTTGTACTGGTACTCCTTCGTCCCGTTCACGACGTTGATCGGCACGTTCTGCCCGAGCTTCACGTTGAGCGCGCTGATTATCGCTCCCTCGATGAAATTGTTCCCGTTGCCGGTGATGTCACCACCAACGAGCACGAGGCCCTTCCAGTTGAACGTCGCGCCGCTGCCCGTGTCGAGGTTGCCGGTCACGATCAGCACTCCGCGGCCGTTGTTGAAGCCCGAGGTGTTCGCGTCGCCGATGAACTTGATGACCGGGTAGTAGCTGGTGTCCGCAAACGACGGAATGGCGTCAGGCGGGATCGTGAACTGAGGCGTGAGCGCGCTGCCGTTCGTGATTCCCTTCCATCGCACCTTCACCTGGGCCGCCGCTTCCTGTGGCGTCATGCCAAGGGTGTCGACGCTGTCCGCCGTCTCCGGCTGATTGAATCCCGGCACCTGCGGGATGGCGACGCCCGCGAGGGCCGCCGAGTCTCCGCAGGCGTCAACGCCAAGAAACGATCCGGAGTTTCCGTTCTTCTTGATGCCGCTCAAGGCGGTCCATCCCGCGAGGACTTCAATGTTGGCCGGCTCCCACGCCGCGTACTGCGCTACGGTTCGCACGCCCGCTGGTGTGCCGCCGATTGCGCCTTTGGTCTGCACTCCCTTGGAGCGTACTACGTAGAGGCCCGCCAGCGATCCCTGTTGCGGCCGGATGCGGTCGAGCTGCACATCGGCGTAGCCGCCCGTCATGTAGATCCGGATCGGCCCTTCCTTTACGGCGGGAGGAATGGATTTGTAGTTGAGTGAGTCGCGCCGGACGAAGAACATCTGCAGACCTTGCTCCGCCAGCACGAACGCGCTCACCTGCGCCTTCTGATCGTCCACCCCGCGCCGCTCGGCAATGACAAGGGAGAAACCTGCAGCGAGCGAGATCGAGAGCACGCCTATCACAAGGATCGCGGCGGGAATCGCGAAGCCATCTCTGTTTCGGAGCGAAATCATTCGATTGATCTCCTGAATTAGTCGAGGCGGTTCTTGAAGAACACCGCGGTTTTGAAGGGCGCCAATGTCTTTGCGATCGAGCCGGAAGGGATTTGCTCGCTCATCCCGTTCATCACCAGCTCGACGCCGCGAAGCGTCGAGAGATCCGCAGGCGGAGCCGCCTGCGAGGTCTGGCTGCTCAACACGAAGAAATGGAACCTGGAACCGGCGTCGAACGGCGCCGCGAGCTCTTCAGTCGCGCCGGTCGCCATGACGGTCCGCCACAATCCGCGCATTCCCGGCACTGCGACGGATGGCTTGAACTCGTACTTGATGCGCCGGTACAGGAATACAGGCGTGCCGAAGCTGGCCGTGTCCGTAAGCTCCGGCGATATCTTGATGATCTTCGCGTTGCTCGCCGTGAGGGTGGCGATCAGAGCGGTGGTGCAAACCGTGACGTTTCCCGTCGCCACTGTCAGGCTGAAGTCCTCCACGTAGCGGTATTCACCCGAGCCGCCTCGCCAGGCGTATCCGGAAAACCCGGGAGCCGCGTACATCGCGGAGTCGACCGGCAGGAGGCTTATGTGCGTGAACGGACTGTTGTTCGCGCAGACAACGCCTATCGCGTATGGAACCCGGACCAGCAGTGCGGTATCAGAGGCCTCGACTACGCCGCCCAGTGCTTCGACCATTCTGAGATCCGAGACTACGCGATTGAGCGGCCCGCGCGAGACGTTCCTGGCGAGGTTGCCGCTCTTCTGGTGCGAGAAGTAGCGCGCCTGCGAGACGAGAACTCTCGACAGGGCCATCCCGATGATCGCGAGGATGACCATCCCGACGATGAGCTCTCCAATGGAAAGGCCGCGACGAAGTCCGCCGATTCTCATGAGCCCTCCGGGTCGTCGGTGTCGAGCGCATGCAGGGTATTGGCAGACGAGCGCACGAACACCGTGGTATCCGGCTTGTAGAGCGTGTTCGTCGGGGTGATGATCAGAATCACCTGCTTCGCCTTGAGCTCATAAATCTGAGAGATCAGCGAAACAGTTACGGTCCGTGTGTACGGGTACGGCATTGCGGTGCTGGTCAGAGTGCTCGTGCCGATAGCCAGACTGTCGAACGGCTGAGACTCGAGGAGATTCACCTGCTGCATCAGCACGCCGTTGCGGTACGCACTGCCGATGATGCGGTGCGACCGCGAGGTGATCTTGAACACCATCGCTGCGAGGGGTGTGAGCACCAGTGCGAGGAGCGTGATCGCGACGATCACTTCCAGGAGGATGAATCCACGCCGTTTCCCTTTGCGTGATTTCATCACAACGGCACCAGACGAACGAAGCCGGCGCTCGAGGCAAACACCGTCCGCACGTAGTCGCCCTGCGCGATCGTCACAGTGAACGACGTCGAGCCGATTCCGTTCGGCAGGACGTCGATCGTCGTCGGCGACGACGTGAGCGTGGTAAGCGAATACTCCGACTGTTTGTTCATCACGCGCGTCTGCAGCACGGTCCCCGACCCGCGATCGGTGAACACGTACGTCTGGGTGCTCGGGGTGAAGGTGAGTCGCACCGGCGCCCGCTGGCGGCCAGCCATCGCAAACCCGTTCTGAAGATCGGCGACCACGACCTGCGCGGCTCGGTTCACGCGTTCGTGTCCCATTATGCGAGCCATCTTCGGAATGCTGATCGCTACAAGCAACGCGACGACTATGAGCACGATCAGCATCTCGAGCATGCTGAATCCGGCAGTGCGTCCGCGCGGGCGATCTCCGAGCTTTCGTTGACCTGTATGAATCAGGCGGCTTGAATCAGGCGTCATTCGGTGGGTCCCGGAGAGTGCGCCGCGCACCCTTTGCCGCGGCAGCGAGCGGGGGCTTCAGCGCACCTCATTGACGAGCGGAGCAACGCGTCGTCACGCGCCGCCGGAATGCCGCGCTTTTTGCAGTCTTGCGTAATGCAACACTCGCGGATTCAGCCGCTCAAAACCCTCTAAACGACTTCCAAGAGAGACGAGATGACTGATGTAAAGACGATTGCCGGCAGGGCTACGATTCGCTGCCAGTTCTGCGGGAGCTGGAACAGGGTGGATGTCAGCCGGGCGGCCGATCGCCCCAAATGCGGGAAATGCGGAAAGCCGATGCTCCTCGACCGTCCGCTGCATCTCGACGACGAGAGCTTTGAGCGGACGATCGCGGAGAGCGAGGTGCCAATCTTGGTCGACTTCTATGCGGATTGGTGCGGGCCCTGCAAGATGATGGCGCCCGCGGTGGATCAGCTTGCTGCTAATTACACCGGACGTGCCGTTGTCGCGAAGCTCAACACCGACGCGTCACCAAAAACGTCGTTGTCGTTCAACATCCGCGGCATTCCCACGTCCATAATTTTCAGCGATGGCAAGGAAGTGGCGCGCCAGTCGGGGGCAATTCCCTACCAGGCTCTGGCAACACTGCTCGACAAGGCCATCTGATCCGGACGTTGCCACCGACAAACATCCGTATCATATTGGCGGCGCCCAGCCCGGCGTATCTCGCCGGGGAAATCCCTACTTCGACCCCGCTTTCGCCATGCGCCTCTCTGCTTCACGCCGCCTCAGCTACGGTGCCGTTGCCTGTACGCTGCTCGTCGCCGCCTGCACCCCTGATCTTGCAACCGGACCCGCCACACGGCACTCAGTCAGTGCGAGCGTTCGAAATCCGATCGTCTTCGTTCACGGATGGATGTCGACGAGTGCCGCTTTTACGACGATGGTCAGCCGGTTCAAGGCGGACGGGTGGACCGACGCCGAGATCCTGAGCTTCACCTACAACTCGAGCCAGTCGAACGCGGTGACGGCGCAGCTCATCAAGGCGAAAGTGGATTCGATCCTGGCGATCACTGGCGCGACCAAGGTCGACATAATCACGCACTCCATGGGCACGCTCTCGGCGCGCTACTACGTGAAGTACCTCGGCGGCGACGGGAAAGTGGATGCTCTAGTGGCCCTCGGCGGAACGAACCACGGGACCATGACGGCGTCGTTCTGCGCGCAGACGTCGTGCGTCGAGATGCGCTATCTCTCCAGGTTCGTGAACTCACTCAACGCTGGCGACGAGAGCTGGGGCACGCCGCGCTACGCGACGTGGTGGACGTCATGCGACGAGGTGATCTACCCGCAGAATAGCGCTGTGATCGCCGGCGCGGTC
Proteins encoded in this window:
- a CDS encoding prepilin-type N-terminal cleavage/methylation domain-containing protein; the protein is MTPDSSRLIHTGQRKLGDRPRGRTAGFSMLEMLIVLIVVALLVAISIPKMARIMGHERVNRAAQVVVADLQNGFAMAGRQRAPVRLTFTPSTQTYVFTDRGSGTVLQTRVMNKQSEYSLTTLTSSPTTIDVLPNGIGSTSFTVTIAQGDYVRTVFASSAGFVRLVPL
- the trxA gene encoding thioredoxin, with the protein product MTDVKTIAGRATIRCQFCGSWNRVDVSRAADRPKCGKCGKPMLLDRPLHLDDESFERTIAESEVPILVDFYADWCGPCKMMAPAVDQLAANYTGRAVVAKLNTDASPKTSLSFNIRGIPTSIIFSDGKEVARQSGAIPYQALATLLDKAI
- a CDS encoding response regulator transcription factor — translated: MKILVIEDDPTVGQFVKRGLEQQRWGVDLIGSGDEGERMAAAGNYDLIILDMRLPGKSGLQVLHDLRGRGFERPVLVLTAQDAIDAKVETLRAGADDYVTKPFAFEELLARVEALSRRPRVLASPALRVADLELHLDTREVARAGTTIELTPKEYTVLEYLMRHAGRVMSRTLITEYAWGYHFDPGTNIVDVVINHLRKKIDASHPTKLIHTIRGVGYVIRADSIPAKG
- a CDS encoding ATP-binding protein, whose product is MASTRTNLTLAFTGALIAVTAALALTLWTVRNASLYRDVARYAVTQADVAATLVQDAASAQKAVIVGPNTPPETQIVTPHLRTLLDAFPDYLVVVDQLGVALYLSTMMRQLPEEVSDTLLARISGLPNDSAAVVSLPGVEELLLVSRQVSDTTAGTLGRVIVGVTTSRITTLPREYRIVLFFIAPLIILLAGWLAWTATGLTAQRISKINHDVAAITDGRSLHRRLSMDHAGQEFEELVGTLNAMIARLETSFMGLRRFTADASHELKTPLAVLRADVERAMTDHTPPSEQLVALEEALQETTRMADLVESLLTLARADEGRFDIHKEPVALKPLVQDIHETAVILGEGAGVTVNFPFTADVTVMGDPTRLRQLFLNLVTNAIKYTPAGGKVELGLGLHPDNVTFAVRDTGIGIAAADVPHIFERFWRADRARSRMSERGGFGLGLAISQWIAQAHGGTLTASSRLGRGSLFTVTLPLPARLPEESPAE
- a CDS encoding triacylglycerol lipase, which translates into the protein MRLSASRRLSYGAVACTLLVAACTPDLATGPATRHSVSASVRNPIVFVHGWMSTSAAFTTMVSRFKADGWTDAEILSFTYNSSQSNAVTAQLIKAKVDSILAITGATKVDIITHSMGTLSARYYVKYLGGDGKVDALVALGGTNHGTMTASFCAQTSCVEMRYLSRFVNSLNAGDESWGTPRYATWWTSCDEVIYPQNSAVIAGAVNTKTACMKHSQLKENATVYAQVKSMVAQQ
- a CDS encoding prepilin-type N-terminal cleavage/methylation domain-containing protein; translation: MKSRKGKRRGFILLEVIVAITLLALVLTPLAAMVFKITSRSHRIIGSAYRNGVLMQQVNLLESQPFDSLAIGTSTLTSTAMPYPYTRTVTVSLISQIYELKAKQVILIITPTNTLYKPDTTVFVRSSANTLHALDTDDPEGS